GGGTCAAGACCGTCCGGCCAGGGGAGTACGACTGCCAGCTCTGCGCGGTGACCTACGGGGTCACGGGCATGAAACGCGAGTGGCGCGACTACGTGAAAGGGCTGGGACGCGACGTGCGGTTCCTGCACCGCGATGAACTGCGGGACGAGTACGGCGTGCAGGGCGTGCCCCTCCCCGCCGCCTTCGAGGTGGGGCCGGATGGAACGTTGCGCGAGTGGCTTCCCGCCTCCCAGATCCGCGCGGCGGCGACCCTCGACGACCTGATGCGGCTCGTGAAAGCCCGGCTGGACCGGGAGGCGAGGACTGAGCCCGCCCCGGCCCCCTGACCTTCCTACCCGATGTTCAGCCCTACGTCGAAAGTTGCCTTGTACCCCTGCTCCGGCGCCCCCGTCAAGCTCAGCAGGAGTTGGTTCCCCCCGTTGCGGTAGATGCCGTCCTCCGCGTTCAGCACGTTGCGCCTGCCCTTGCGGTTGTAGGGGGCGCGGGCGTGTGCCCGGTCGGTGACCTCTTCCGGGAAGAACAGTTGGGAGGTGAACTCTCCGGTCGCCTGCCCGCCCGCGTTCAGGGGCCGCAGCTTGAAGTGGATGTGGACGGCCCGGCCCGGGTACCAGCCGGGGTAGACGGTCGTGAAGGTCGCCCTGCCCTGGGCATTGGTGACCTGCGAGCCCCGCAGGAAGTCGCCGCCGTCGCCCTGCACGCCCGAATAGACGCCCAGCGCGTCACACTGCCACACGTCGACCAGCACGTTCGCGCGCGGCTGGCAGGCGTTCACCGCCACGCGTGAGGTGACGAAGGTGAGGGTGAGCGGCACGCCCGCGCTGACCTGTCCGGTCGAGGTGTCCTTGCGGATGTCGCTTCGCCGCAACTCCTCCTCCACAAAGTACGGCCCCTCGGT
This Deinococcus aestuarii DNA region includes the following protein-coding sequences:
- a CDS encoding intradiol ring-cleavage dioxygenase, giving the protein MNPYPQHDDQDNDDEMVGTLLSRRTALRLLGLGGAGLAVGGGVLAQRRGPPPGGAGGTSAGTGGAASLPGCVVRPAMTEGPYFVEEELRRSDIRKDTSTGQVSAGVPLTLTFVTSRVAVNACQPRANVLVDVWQCDALGVYSGVQGDGGDFLRGSQVTNAQGRATFTTVYPGWYPGRAVHIHFKLRPLNAGGQATGEFTSQLFFPEEVTDRAHARAPYNRKGRRNVLNAEDGIYRNGGNQLLLSLTGAPEQGYKATFDVGLNIG